Below is a genomic region from Rickettsiales bacterium.
CGAATCCACGTGCCGTATTGCGTGCAAGTGCGGAAAGCAGGTTCGGCAACAGGTTCGGGCGCATCGCATCGAGATCGGCGCTGATTGGATTCAGCAGCTTGATGGGCGCACGGTCTTTGGCAGCGAATTGCTTGGCTTGTGCTTCCGGCAGAAAAGCCCAGCTGCAGACTTCCGTCATGCCTGTGGCGGCAAGCGTCTTGCGCACGACAGAAGCGCGCTGTACGGGCGGCTTGCTCTGCGCGGGCGGGAGTGTGCGGGAAGGGATGGCATCATAGCCGGCGATACGGATGACTTCTTCCACCAGATCGGCAGGGCCGTCAATATCGGCACGCCAAGAGGGCACAGAAGCTTTGTCGCCCTGCACGGTGAAACCAAGCGCGTTCAGGATGGAAATGGCTTTATCTTTTGGCATTTCCATTCCGCCGAGCGATGCGATTTTGTCGTAAGCGAAAGTTACGTCGCGCTTCCACTGCGGAACAGCTCCGGCAATGGTAAGATTGCTGGCTGCGCCGCCACATAATTCAAGGATCATCGCAACGGCGATTTCAGCGCCTTTCTGCACGAATTCCGGGTCTACACCGCGCTCGAAACGGTAGCGTGCGTCGGAATCAATGGCCAGTGCGCGGCCGGTGGAGGCAACATGAATGGGGTCGAAAAGCGCGGCTTCAAGGAACACATCCGTGGTGTCATCCGAGCAACCGGTTGCCGTGCCGCCGATAATACCGCCAAGTCCCACGACGCCGCTTTCATCGCATACGGCGACCATATCGGATGTGAGGCTGTATTCTTTGTCGTTCAGCGCGGCAAGCTTTTCACCGTCTTTCGCGTAGCGCACGGTGATGTTGCCCTTGAGCTTCTTTGCATCGAACACATGCAGCGGACGGCCATAGGTGAACGTCATGTAATTGGTGATATCCACGAGTGCAGAGATCGGGCGCAGGCCGATGGCTTTCAACCGCTGCTGCAACCATTCGGGGCTTGGACCGTTTTTGACACCTTTAATATAACAGCCGATGAAGAGCGGGCAAGCGGGCGTTGCAAGAGTAACGGTAATGGGCGAAGCGCCGTTTCCAGTGAAAGCAGCGGAAGCATGCTTCTCATCTTTCAACGTGCCAAGACCGGCTGCTGCGAGGTCTCGTGCAACACCATGCACGCCAAGGCAGTCAGCGCGATTCGGCGTGATAGCGATTTCGATGGTGGGATCGTCGAGACCGAGCGTAGCCACCAGTGAAGCGCCGGGAACGGCAGCTGCAGGCAGTTCTATAATACCTTCGCTGTCTTCGCTTAATCCCAGCTCACTTGCCGAGCAAAGCATGCCGTTGCTTTCCACACCGCGTATGGCGGACTTTTTAATCACCATACCGTTAGCGGGTACTTTCACGCCTTCCGTCGCCAGCACGACCTTGATGCCAGCGCGCGCATTGGGCGCACCGCAGACCACCTGGCGCACGGAACTTCCGTCATTGACCTGGCAGACACGCAGTTTGTCGGCATTCGGGTGCTGCACAGCTTCCTTGATCTCGGCAACGATAAAGTCTTTCAGCGCAGCGGAATTATCCGTCACCTGTTCCACTTCCAGGCCGATGGCGGTCAGCGTGTCGGTGATCTGCTTGATCGTGGCGCTCGTGTCCAGATGTTCTTTGAGCCATTTCAGCGTAAATTTCATGCAGCGTCTCCCAGCGGCGAGAAGCCGTAATGCCTGAGCCAGCGAATATCGGATTCAAAGAAGGTGCGCAGGTCGGGGATGCCATATTTAAGCATCGCGAGGCGCTCTACGCCCATGCCGAAGGCAAAGCCCTGCCATTCATCCGGATCGATATTGCAGTTGCGCAGCACGTTGGGATGGATCATACCGCAGCCCATGACTTCCAGCCAGTCTTCACCCGCACCGATCTTGATGGATTCGCGGCTGCGCGCGCAGCCGATATCCACTTCAGCAGAAGGTTCCGTGAACGGGAAGAAGCTCGGACGGAAGCGTACAGGTACTTTATCGAGTTCAAAGAATTCACGTAGGAAGGATTCGATGCAGCCTTTCAGGTGGCCCATATTAATATCTTTGCCGACGCAGAATCCCTCCACCTGATGGAACATCGGCGTGTGGGTAAGGTCGGAGTCGCAGCGGAAGGTCTTGCCGGGCGCGATGAAACGGAACGGCGGCTTACCGGCCTGCATCGTGCGGATCTGTACAGGCGAGGTGTGTGTGCGCAGGAGAACTTTGTCGCTGCCCGTTTGGCCGTACGCGCTGGCGTCTATAAAGAACGTATCATGCATCTGGCGGGCAGGATGGTTTTCCGGAAAGTTCAGCGCTGTGAAATTATGATAGTCATCTTCGATTTCCGGGCCGTATGCGGAGGCAAACCCCTGCGCGGCAAAGATCGCGGTGATTTCTTCCAGCACGCGCGAAATCGGGTGGATATAGCCTTTGTTTTCCGGGCGCGGCGCAAGCGTAACGTCAGCCCATTCGGTCGCAAGGCGTGCGTTGATTTCGGAAAGTTTCAGCACTTCGGCTTTGGCCTCAATCGCGGTCGTGACCTGCTGTTTGGCTTCGTTCAGCGCCTGTCCGCGCGCTTTACGTTCTTCCGGCGGCAATGCGCCGAGGGTTTTAAGCTGTTCGGTGAAGATACCCTTCTTGCCCAGATATTCAACACGCAATGCTTCGAGTGCAGCGGAGCTTTCCGCGCTGTTAATGGCAATTTGAACGGTATTGATGAGGTCTTTTAAATCGGACATCTGGATAACATCTTATAGAGCTATGCCGGTGAACCCGGCATCCAGAAAAAGATCACAAGAACTGTGAACTTTGGGAAATCTTAAAGTGGATGCCAGCGTTGCCGGCATCCACTCCAAAAATTACTTAAGCAGCCTTGATCGCAGTTTTAACCTGCTCAACGATTGCTTTGAACGCTTCCGGCTGGTGCACGGCGATATCGGCCAGCACTTTACGGTCCATTTCAATAGCGGCTTTGTTCAGGCCGTTGATGAACTGGGAATAAACCAGGCCGTGTTCGCGAACCGCAGCGTTGATACGCTGGATCCACAGAGCGCGGAAAGTGCGCTTTTTAGCGCGACGGTCGCGGTAAGCGTACTGGAGGCCTTTTTCGACCTTTTCAATCGCTACACGGAAGCAGGTATGCGAACGGTCACGATAACCTTTCGCCATTTTAAGGACTTTTTTGTGACGAGCGTGGGTGGTGACGCCGCGTTTAACATGTGCCATTTTTCTCTCCTTTTATCGCTTAGCCGTTGGGCAGGAACATTTTGATAACCACTTTTGCATCTGCATCGCAGAGCGTCGTGGTGCCGCGTGCATTGCGGATGAAGCGCTGCGTGCGCTTTACCATGCCGTGGCGTTTGCCAGCCTGGCCGGCTTTCACTTTGCCGGTAGCCGTAAGGGAGAAGCGCTTCTTGGCGCCGCTTTTGGTCTTGATCTTTGGCATTTTTCTATCCTTTAGAAAGAGAATTGAATCAGTGACCGCCAAGGTATGCCAATACCCGGCCATCAGACAAGGACGGGCTTTATAGAGGATTTTGCTACAAGTGGCAAGCGATTAGTTAAGAAGTCTTATTGGATTGCTCCTGCTCCGGCTCATCCGGCCTTCGCAATGAGCCTGACGCCTTCGGAGACTGAAGGGTTCAGCCTGCTGGCTTCACTTCACCAAGAACTTGCGTGGATGCGTGGAGGAGCAAGTGCGACGCCTCCGCGAAGCGAGGGGGTAAGCGTAAGCGAAGGGGGCGATTTCTCGCCCCCTTACACTTAAAAAATTCTCTTCCTAATCTGGCACTTCAGCCTGCGGCTGGCCTACAGGCACTTCTTCCAGCGCATAACCTGCCGAGCGCACGGTACGCACAAGTTCCGGCTGGTTGGTGCCATTGGCGAGGCCTTTGCGCAGGCGGCGGATATGAACGTCCACGGTGCGCAGTTCCACATAAATATCATGTCCCCAGACAGCGTCGAGCAGCTGTTCGCGGGAAAATACCCTTCCCGGATGTTCCATCAGGTAACGCAGCAGGCTGAATTCCGTCGGGCTTAAATGTACGGGTTTGCCATCACGGGTCACGTGGTGGCTGACCATATCCATCTTCAGCGATCCGAACGTCAGCACCTTTTCCGAAAGGGCGGGGCGCAGGCGGCGCAGTACCGCGCGGATACGAGCGATCAGCTCGCTCGGCGAGAACGGTTTGACCATATAATCGTCGGCACCGGCATCCAGACCGCGAATACGGTCACCTTCTTCGCCGCGTGCGGAAAGCATGATGATCGGCACCGTCTTGGTTTCTTCCTGGCGGCGCAGTTCCGCACAGATATCAATACCGGACATACCCGGAAGCATCCAGTCCAGCACAATAACGTCCGGATGATGTGCCTTTACGAGGCCCACGGCTTCATCGCCGTCTCCGGTGTAATAGACCGTGAAGCCTTCACGCTCCAGGTTATAACGTAACATCGTGACAATGGCGGCCTCGTCCTCGACAATCAGGACTTTGGTTTCGATGCCTTGTAATCCACTCATATTTGTGCTCAATCTCAAAAAGTGCTAATTCGGTATTGGTATTTACTACACGGAAATGATAAATAATTACTTAACTGACACGAAAAAAGAAAGAATAATCTGACAGTGACATTAAATCCACAACTGAAGCTTGTCCTCGATCTTGCTCCGCTGGCTGCATTTTTTACAGCTTATAAGCTCTATGGGCTGTTCGCTGCAACCACAGTGATTATTGTGCTGACGCTGCTTTCCCTCGCCATTATTTATGTGGTGGAGCGCCGTATTGCGCTGGCTCCGCTGATTACGGCAATCGTCGTGGCGATCTTCGGCGGCCTGACCCTGTACCTGCATGATGAGACCTTTATCAAGGTCAAGCCGACACTGGTGAATCTGGTATTTGCGGCTATCCTGCTTGGAGGCTGTGCGGCCAAAAAGGGATTGCTGAAACATGTCTTCGGATCGGCTTTTAGCCTCACGCCGCAGGGCTGGCTTGCGCTTTCGCGCCGCTGGGGGCTGTTCTTTCTGAGCATGGCGGTGCTGAATGAATGTGTCTGGCGCAATGTTCCCACGCCCATCTGGGTGGATTTTAAAGTGTTCGGCATCCTGGGCCTCACAATGGTGTTTGCGGTCGCGCAGACTGGATTCATCCGGGATAATCAGGAAATAAAAGAAGAATAACAGAGAGATAAAATGTCCCAGAAACTGCAGCCGGTGCGCGGCACCCATGACTTATTGAGTGAAGATTGCCGCAAGTTCCGTTTCGTCATCGACCAGGCTTTCGCCGTGGCAAGACGTTATGGTTACGGGGAGATCGCCACGCCTGTGTTTGAATTCAGCGAGGTGTTTCACCGCACATTGGGCGATACGTCCGACGTGGTGACAAAGGAAACTTATAGCTTCACGGATCGCGGCGGCGAGCAGCTTACACTGCGCCCCGAATTCACCGCAAGCATCGCCCGTGCGTTCATTTCCGGCAATCTGCAGGACCAGCTGCCGCTCAAATTCTTCTATTCCGGCCCCGCTTTCCGCTATGAGCGTCCGCAGAAAGGCCGCCAACGCCAGTTCCATCAGCTAGGTGCGGAGTTGCTGGGCGTGGCTGAACCGCTGGGCGATATTGAAGTCGTCTCCATGGCATGGCGTATCCTGTCGATACTCGGGCTCGGGGATAAGGTAAAGCTGGAAATCAATACGCTGGGCGATGCACAAAGCCGCACTAATTACCGCGCTGCGCTGGTGGAATTCTTCAAGGCGCATGAAGCGCAGCTTTCAGAAGACAGCCGCAAGCGCCTGGAGCGTAATCCGTTGCGCATTCTGGATTCCAAGGATGAAGGAGATCGTCGTATCATCGTGGATGCACCGCGCATGGCCGATCACCTGACGCCTGAAGCAGCCGCCTATTACTCTGCCGTGAAAGTAGGACTTTCGGCACTTGGCATTGATTATGTCACGAATGAGCGACTCGTACGCGGGTTGGATTATTATAATCACACCGTCTTCGAGTTCACGACCGATATGCTCGGCGCGCAAGGCACAGTGCTCGCAGGTGGGCGTTATGACGGTCTCATTGAAATTATGGGGGGCCAGCCCACGCCGGGCATCGGCTTTGCGGCAGGGATCGAACGCCTCGTATCGCTGATGGATTTTGCAAGCCACCCAAATTTTACGCCGCCTGTGCGTCCGGTAGCGATCATTCCGCTCGGTGAAATGGCGGAAAAAGAAGCAATCTTCCTATCCGACCATTTACGCGGTGAAGGCTTCCATGTGGAGTTGGGCTATAAGGGTAACCTGAAAAACCGTATGAAAAAAGCGGATAAAGCGCATGCGAAAATCGCTCTGATTATCGGTGACGAAGAGCTAACCCGTGGAATCGTGGTAATGAAGGATCTCGATGACGGCGTGCAGGAGGAAGTCCGCCGCGAAAATATTACGGAAATTTTGCATCAAAGGCTTAAGGGCTAGGACGAAACGTCAGTACTACCCCTCTTAATGCGAACCGTGCATAAGCATGGCAAGTTCATGCTCGAAATGCCGCACCATGGAGGGGCTGGAAGCATAAGCGCGGATCTTGGAGCGCAAATATTCCTCCATGCCAAGACGCTGCATTTTCTCCAGCGAGCGTTTCTTGCGGCGTACCATGGAGGAAAGTTTCTGGCGGACAACGGCAGGGAAATGCGGCATATAGGCCTCCTATTGCTGACTGGAACTCACTATATTCCAAGCTAACCTGTTCATAAAGTGAAGTTTTTGTGACAGTTTAAATGGAAGGAAAATAAAGCTTTCACATGACAGCACTGCTAAAAATCACTAGAATAGAGATGTTTTGCTCATTGCAGTTCTTAAATGAGGACTGCCTCTTAAGAGAGGAGCTAGTAACTTATTACTGAAGGCGGAAGCTTTCAGAGCAAGTTCGGACGCTGCGCAGAAATGCGTAGCCAGATAGACTAGGAGTCTTAAGGATGGTCAGGATCAAACTGCCGTCCAGCAGGCGCATGCGGGCACTGCTCATCGCAGGAGTACTGCTTTCCGCCTTCGTCGCCGTCATCGTTCCCAAGTTCGTCTCCAGCGGTAACAAGGGAGACGAGATGGTCTGCTTCAAGACGCCCGAGGGTAAGGTCATCGCGGCCCGTCCCGGGAATGTCGAGCGGCAGCCGGGGATTCTCAAGGTCAGTGTGTTCAGCGGCGTGAGGAGCATCGACCTCATCGCCGACTACACCACCTACGACACCGCCGGCATGAACGAGGTCGGCGATGGCGCAGCGACTCTCGCGGGCCCCTACAAGGGCTACTCGGTCGACAAGCCCGGCGTGAACGACCCGAACCAGCCGGGAGCGCGAGACGTGCCGCTGCTCGTGAAGGACGCCAACGGGAGCGTGTCTGCCAAGATCGTCACGGTCGCCGTCTTCTACGGCCAGCCGGTCGGGATGGGGGACAACCTGTACATGGGCTATGCCGCAAGTGGCAAGATCATGAAGGGAGGGCTGCAACAGCAACCCTGCTGACGCTTCACGTCGGTGCGTGATCGCGGCACGCGTTCTTCTTCCCGGTGGGGAGTCGAACGCGTGCCGTACGTGCGTTTAAAGTTTGGTGCTCACTTTTTTTGCTTGGTTTTTTCTTCTTCAATGAGGATCTTTTTCAATATCTTGCCGATAGCCGATTTTGGGAGCGTTGTGCGAAATTCGAATAAATGCGGCATGGCGTAGGCGGAAACTTTGTCCTTCAAGTGACTGCGCAGCGCTTCTTCCGTAAGGGTGCGGCCTTCCTTCATGACGATGAAAACTTTGGGTTCCTGCACGCGCTGCGGGTGGTGGACGCCGATCACGGCGGCCTCCAGAATATCCGGGTGCTGGTAGAGTATTTCTTCCAGATTGCGCGGATAAATCTTGTATCCGCCGGAAATAATCATTTCCTTGAGCCTGTCCACCACGAAGAAATATCCGTCTGCATCCATATAAGCCAGATCGCCGGTATGCAGGAACCCGTCGCGCAACACCTTGCCGCTTTCCTCCGGCTGGTTCAGGTAACCCTGCATGACCTGTGGCCCGCGCACACAAAGCTCCCCGACCGTGTTGGGAGGCAGGTCTTTGCCTGGTTCCTGAAGATCCGTAATCTTCATCACCGTCGCCGGAAAAGGCAGGCCGATGGAGCCCGGTTTATTCACCCCGAAAAGCGGATTCGCGGCAGCCACGGGGGAGGCTTCGCTGAGCCCATAGCCTTCCACAAGCTTACAGCCCGTACGACCCTCGAAAACTTCTTTAACCTCAAGCGGCAGCGGACCGCCGCCGGAGATACACATTTTCAGCGAGGAAAGATCGTATTTCCCAATATTCGGAAAATTGTTTATCGCGGCGAACATGGTGGGCACCCCCGGCATGAGTGTCGGGCGCTTGCGATGCACATCGCGCAGGATATTCTCCAGCACAAAGCGTGGATGCAGCAGCATGGTCGAGCCGGTATGCAGCGACAGATTCATGACCGTTGTCATCGCAAAGACATGAAACAGCGGCAGCGCGCCTACGATAATTTCCTCGCCGTGCCGCAGGCCCGTAAACCACATGCCGCATTGCACAGTATTGGCATAAATATTGGCATGGGTCAGCACCGCACCTTTGGGCACGCCGGTGGTCCCTCCCGTATATTGCAGCACGGCGATATGGCGTTCGGGCTGAATGCTGATGGGCCGCAGCGGTGCGCCGCCGGGAACGGTCATCGCACGAAAGCTTAAATGGTGCTCGTCCTGCGGAATACGGGCAATGTCTTTGCGCCGCAGGAACCGGAAGGCAAGGGCTTTGAAAGGTGACAATACCTCATCGAAGCGGCTGACGATAATGCGCTGTAAAGCGGTTCTCCCAAGACATGCCGCAACTTTCGGATAGAGCGCTTCCAGCGCCAGCGTAATCATGATGGAAGTGGAAGAGTCGTTGATCTGGTGCGTGATTTCCGGCACGGAATAAAGAGGATTGTAATTGACGACCGTGCCCCCTGCTTTCAGGATGGCGTAGTAGCTGATAACGAATTGCGGGCAGTTCGGCATGAACAGGCCTACGCGCACACCTTCTCCCACGCCGATTGCCTGAAGGCTCGCGGCAAATCGCTCGACGCTCGCAGCCAGCTCCGCGTAAGTTGTTTTGGCTCCGAGAAAGTCGATCGCGGTAACGTTCGGATATTTTCGCGCCGCTTCATCCGGCAGGTCGAACAGCGGGCGAGCAGGCATGGAGCAGTCCCATGGGATATTCTCAGGATAGGAACTCAGCCAGGGATAAAATTCATTCGACATGGCGCCCCGCAAATGGTCCTTTTATAATACCGCATACACCGCGATTTCACAATCGGTTACTTGCCGGTCAAAAGCAAAGGGCTTGAATGTTTGACACGCATGCCGCAATCGGGTATGTGTAAATTTATCACAGGGTCATAGGAAAGAGCGGTGTTATGAATTTTTCATCCCCCATCAGCGGTCAAGATCCCGAAAACAAAGCACAAGGCTCCCGTAAACCGGGATATGTCATCATCGTCGGAAACGAAAAAGGCGGGTCCGGCAAGACCACGACCACGATGCACCTGATAGTAGCGCTTCTGCGTTTGGGCTTCACCGTAGGTAGCATGGATATCGACGCTCGCCAGCGCAGCCTCTCGCGCTATATTGAAAACCGCCGCCAGACGATCGAACGCGAAAAGCAGGCTTTGCCGCTGCCGCATCATATCATCATCCAGAAAAGCCCGTTCACGCAGCTTAAGGAAGCCGAAACCGATGAGCGTGAACGCTTCCTCAAAGGCCTGGCACGCATTTATTACAACAACGATTTCATCGTGATCGACACTCCGGGCAGCGATACCTATCTCTCGCGCCTGGCGCACGCATTTGCCGATACCGTCATCACCCCGATCAACGACAGTTTCGTCGATCTGGACGTGCTGGCTAATATCGACGGCGAAACGATGAAGATCGTCCGCCCGAGCATCTACAGCGAAATGATGTGGGAACAGAAACTCGAACGCGCCAAGCGTGACGGTGGTTCGATTGAATGGATCGTCATGCGTAACCGCCTAAGCAACATCGACGCGCGCAACAAACGCCATATGACCAATGTGCTGGGTGAACTCTCCCGCCGCATCGGGTTCCGCGTGGCCCCCGGTTTCAGCGAGCGCGTGATCTTTCGCGAAATGTTCCTGCAGGGTCTGACCGTGCTCGATATTATGGACGGCCCGAATACGTCCGCCAGCCTGTCGCTGTCGCATGTCGCTGCCCGTCAGGAAGTGCGCGATCTGCTGAAAATACTGCACATCCCGGCCATTGACGAGCGCATCAATAACCTGCGCACGCAGTCGCAGGAAAAACCGGCAGCTGCGACGGCTGAAACCGCTGAAGCAGCGGCTGAACCGGCTCCGGTACAGCAGACCGCAGAAGCGGTCAGCTGATTCTCCTGAGCAAATAAAAGGCTGATTCCCGATGCAGACGATTTTTGCCGTCGCCACGCCGCCCGGAAAATCGGGAGTGGCGGTTATCCGTATTTCCGGCGAACAGGCAAAGACAGCGCTCTGCGCTTTGGGAGTGCCGCAATCCCTTACTCCCCGTATAGCAGCGCTTGCTTCACTGCAGCATGCAGGCGAGGCAATCGACAAAGCGCTGGTACTATACTTCAATGCCCCCCATAGTTTTACCGGTGAGGAAGTGGCGGAGATCCATTGCCATGGCAGCCGCGCAACCTTGCACAAATTGACGCAGGTGCTGGCTTCCCTGCCGGGCTTTCGCCTTGCCGAGCCGGGTGAATTCACGCGCCGCGCCTTCCTGAACGGCAAGATGGATCTGACGGCAGCGGAAGGGCTGGCGGACCTGATCGACGCCGATACCGAAGCGCAGCGCAAGCAGGCTTTGCGCGTGATGGAAGGGGAGACGGCTTCATTCTTTGAGGCGCTTCGCGCCGATATTCTGCATAGCCTCGCTTTTCTGGAAGCCTATATCGATTTTCCCGATGAGGATATTCCCGAAAGCGTGCTGGCGGAAGTCACGTCAGAGATCAATGAAGTGGCGGCACGTATCAGCGCACAGCTTGCGGATAACCGCGCAGGCGAAAAAATACGCGAGGGGATTTATATCGCCATTCTCGGCGCGCCCAATGTCGGTAAATCGAGCCTGCTGAACTGGCTGGCCAAACGCGAGGCAGCGATTGTTTCCGACATTGCAGGCACGACGCGCGACGTAATCGAGGTGCAGCTGGATATCAAAGGCTATCCCGTCATTCTGGCCGATACGGCAGGTATTCGCGAACAGGCGGAAACCATCGAGCGCGAAGGCATCCGCCGCAGCTTTGAGCGTGCTCGGACGGCGGATATCAAGCTCGTCATGTTGGATGCAACGCAGGCCGCAGCAGCCCAAAATGTTTCGACGCTGATTGATGAAAATGCCATTGTGCTGTGGAATAAAGTGGATGCTGCACAGTCACCGGGTGCGGCCCTGGCTGACAATATCAAACCTATTGCGGTTTCGGTAAAGGAGCGTATAGGGCTGGAAAAGCTGATAGAAGCCATTGAAACGAAAATAGCAGCTTCCGTGCCGCCGGAAGCGTCTTTCATCACGCGCAGCCGTCACCGCGCTCATTTGGTAGCAGCATTAGAACATCTTGGGAAATACGAAGCCGCACGCATGCGCGCATTGGAGCTGGCCTGTGAGGAATTGCGCCGCGCAGCCACCGAGATCGGCAAGATCACCGGCCGCATCAGCGTGGATGAAGTGCTCGGGCATATATTCAGCAGTTTCTGTATTGGAAAATAGAGTGCCGGCGGACGGAGCAGTACCCGTAAGGGATTTATCTGCTCCGCCGCTCGCCCGTCTGCTTGCGGCGATTGTCAGTGTTGCAACAACCACCGGGGCAGGCGCTCACACGTGTGGATGAACTCGTCCCACAGCATGATGACGACGTGGAGCGGGTGGTGCACGAGCCAGTTCCCCTCACCTGAGAAACCCCGGCTGTGAATGCCGGAGCCGATGTGGAGAAGCAGGAAACCCAGCATGTGCAGGGTGAAGTAGATGGCGATGACCAGACCCGTCAGGTCGAGGATTCGCACAATCTCCGCGCGCCCGTGGCGCAGGGACGAAGTCGCGATCTTGCGAAGGCGGCGGGGCCATCCTGTGAGCCAGGTGGGGTTCACTGAAATCCTTCCATGAGAAGATGAAGTTCGCGGCACGGGACGGGCGGCGCAGCATCCACGAAGGATGTTGTTCTGCGCCGCCCGCCCGTCTCAGTGCCTCTCAGTCCGGCCGCTCAGCTGTTTCCGGCCGGGCGTTGGGGCTTCAGGCGGTGCGGTGCCAGCGACCCTGGAAGATGTGGTCGTTGATCCAGGGGAGCGCCGTGTCGAGCGTCCAGTGGTACAGGTCCACCGGGAAGCTCCACAGGTAGCGCCCGATGTGCGCCATCATCGCCCGGTTCTCAGCCTGCTCCTGCTGCGAGGGCCAGGTGAGCACGATGACCGTGACGACGACCGCGATGGCAGCGACCACGCCGATCGCGAAGAGGTGCCGCTGGAACCAGTTGCGGTTGTCGACGTGCGGCGTGTAGGGGTACGTCGGGCCGGTGGTGGCGAGGGCGAGAGCCGCGGGGCCCTGCTGCTCGTCGGTGGTGTCGGGGTTCTCCGACATGAGTCCCTCCAATG
It encodes:
- a CDS encoding division plane positioning ATPase MipZ, producing MNFSSPISGQDPENKAQGSRKPGYVIIVGNEKGGSGKTTTTMHLIVALLRLGFTVGSMDIDARQRSLSRYIENRRQTIEREKQALPLPHHIIIQKSPFTQLKEAETDERERFLKGLARIYYNNDFIVIDTPGSDTYLSRLAHAFADTVITPINDSFVDLDVLANIDGETMKIVRPSIYSEMMWEQKLERAKRDGGSIEWIVMRNRLSNIDARNKRHMTNVLGELSRRIGFRVAPGFSERVIFREMFLQGLTVLDIMDGPNTSASLSLSHVAARQEVRDLLKILHIPAIDERINNLRTQSQEKPAAATAETAEAAAEPAPVQQTAEAVS
- the mnmE gene encoding tRNA uridine-5-carboxymethylaminomethyl(34) synthesis GTPase MnmE → MQTIFAVATPPGKSGVAVIRISGEQAKTALCALGVPQSLTPRIAALASLQHAGEAIDKALVLYFNAPHSFTGEEVAEIHCHGSRATLHKLTQVLASLPGFRLAEPGEFTRRAFLNGKMDLTAAEGLADLIDADTEAQRKQALRVMEGETASFFEALRADILHSLAFLEAYIDFPDEDIPESVLAEVTSEINEVAARISAQLADNRAGEKIREGIYIAILGAPNVGKSSLLNWLAKREAAIVSDIAGTTRDVIEVQLDIKGYPVILADTAGIREQAETIEREGIRRSFERARTADIKLVMLDATQAAAAQNVSTLIDENAIVLWNKVDAAQSPGAALADNIKPIAVSVKERIGLEKLIEAIETKIAASVPPEASFITRSRHRAHLVAALEHLGKYEAARMRALELACEELRRAATEIGKITGRISVDEVLGHIFSSFCIGK